GGTTCAGCGTCAAACGTCCTTCGTTCTTGGCCGTTCGATCCCCTCTCAATAAAGCAACCCATCCATGGGCACATTCATGCAATACAATCGACAAAAAAAGAAGAAAAAGCTGCAAGATAATTTCCACTAAATCCTCCCATAACTTTTTGACTTTACCCAACCTATCCAACCATTGGGAAGTTCAATCTTTGACCATTCACCTTGTTGAGCCTCGATCATCACTTTTAATCCTTCATGAATTTTAGAACTGACCGGGAACGACTTCCCAGGACCGCTTAAAACCTGCACCTCTTTTATCAAAATAATTCCCTTGGGGTGCATCACTTCATCCCGACGAACAATATACCAAGAAGTAAGAAATATCACTTGAAATAACGCAAGCACTCCCGCTGTCATCCAAAGTTTAGATCGGACTTTAGGGATCAAAAAAATGAATGAAAGATTCATCAAAATAAACCACCCAAAAATAACATTGATGAGCACGAGTTCCCAAAGGCTTAAACGCTTGGCAATCCACTCAAAGGGCTGAAGAAGAAACATGTGGGGAGAAGGAGCCATTTTATCCTGGAGAAGATTATGTGCAAATTCAAGATTAAGCCTTATTTCCTGATCCCTTCGACTCGATCGAAGGGCACGCTCATAAAAAAGAATCGCTCTTCCTAATTTTCCTAATTTAAAATAACAATTGCCCATATTGTAATCCATTTCGCTAGATTTAAAACCGCCCTTTTCTATTTTTTTGAAATTGCTAAGGGCCTTTTTAAAATCCCCTTCTGTGTAAGCCTTTTGGCCTTCCTTAAAAAGTGTTTCAAAAAATGAACTCGCCTGAATTGAGAAAGGCACAAATTGAAAATAAATAACGACGAGAAAGAGGAATCTCTGTATAAAATTTTTCATATTTTTTTCTCTAACTGAGCCAAAATATTTTTAAGTTCTTTAAGAATCTCTTCTTGAGCTAACCCTGACTTTTCCATCGGAGTGAAACGCCCTAAATTCGATTTTTCAAACATCTCTTCCATCAATTTCAAAAGGGATTCATCAGCCTTTCGCTTTTCTAATTGAATTTTTATTTCATCCCAACGATATCCTTGAAGAGCCAAACCCAACTTCTTTGAAAGATAATCGGTCAAAACCTGTTCAATCCCTGCGTAAAATTCATTCGCATTTTTATCTCCCCTATAGCGACGAAGGGCTTTCAACTTTCTAAGCGCCGATCGATAGGACCGCTGAACCATCACCCCTTCAAAATTTCGGGCTACGAAATTACGCCTTAACCAAACCAAAAAGGAAATCATTAGAAAAAAAAGTGGAAACCCTAAACTAGCAACCATCATTTTTGAGCGAGGCACCCTCTGTCGATGGGTGAAAGCATTAAAATCAGTTTTAATAAATTGAATATCTTTTTGAAGCATCTTAAAATCATTTTTAGTTTCTTCCTTGAGAGAAAGTTGTGGTGAAAGATCCCCTTTTCCCTTCTCTACTTGTATAGGAATCACAGAAGTACGAAGGGTCTGATAAGATTTTTTCTCAGGACTAAAAAAAGAGAACGAAACACCTGGAATTTCATGGTGTCCTTCTCGCGTTGGAATTACAACTTTTTTTACAACCTTTTTACCATGAATTGGGTCCTGATCTTTTTTAATATCTTCCGAATGTCCCGAATCATATATTCGAAAAGCATCTCCAAAATCAAGATGGGGTTCAGTCAATGTTCCAATATTCCCCTCCCCTTCTAAAGTAATCGAAAGGGTGATGGGCTCTCCTGCTTTCACCTTAGGTGAGTCAACATCTGCCTTCATGTTAAATTCCCCTACAGCCCCTGAGAAATCGGGAGGTTGTCCCTCCTTTGGAAGCTCCTTTACCTTAACCACGATAGGATCTGTTTTCAAATTTAATCGTCTTCCCTCAAACATTTGAAAGGGATCCGAATCAAAGAATTTAAAGGGGTCATCATCAAAAAATGAAGAAGCACTCCTCCTACGTCCTGATGGAATCTGACATTTAAGTTCACTTGGGCCAATGGTTAAATCACCCGATGTGGTTGGGAAAAGGGCCGTTCTTAATTCTGAAACAAGATATTTTTCCCCATCAACCACCTCATAATAGGTCTTTTCAGAAGGAATCGTTTCTACCCAAAATCCGGAAAAATTGGGTGGGGCATAAGCCGGTTGACCCAAAAAATTAACCTTACGATATAATTTAAAAGAGAACATAATTTGTTGACCCACATAAACTTCATTCAAATTAACTTCAGCTCTCGTAAAAATTAAATTCTGAGCCTTTTCTTCCTCTCTAGAAGCAGGAACTTCCCCCATCGGAAGAGGTCTCCTGTGAGAAGGCCCCCCTCCTTTCTCCTCTACCGCCTGAACCACTTCAATCTCTATCTGTGAAGTCTGATAAACTTTCTGATCCTGTTTAACTTGAATG
The genomic region above belongs to Chlamydiota bacterium and contains:
- a CDS encoding protein BatD, producing the protein MIVFFIFWTGYAGSSDQDVIDATVDRHRIPLNESTVLTITVTGSNIEKPIIPDLQGLVAHSAGQSQNITIINGKMASSASYTYILEPQSLGKFTVPPIQVKQDQKVYQTSQIEIEVVQAVEEKGGGPSHRRPLPMGEVPASREEEKAQNLIFTRAEVNLNEVYVGQQIMFSFKLYRKVNFLGQPAYAPPNFSGFWVETIPSEKTYYEVVDGEKYLVSELRTALFPTTSGDLTIGPSELKCQIPSGRRRSASSFFDDDPFKFFDSDPFQMFEGRRLNLKTDPIVVKVKELPKEGQPPDFSGAVGEFNMKADVDSPKVKAGEPITLSITLEGEGNIGTLTEPHLDFGDAFRIYDSGHSEDIKKDQDPIHGKKVVKKVVIPTREGHHEIPGVSFSFFSPEKKSYQTLRTSVIPIQVEKGKGDLSPQLSLKEETKNDFKMLQKDIQFIKTDFNAFTHRQRVPRSKMMVASLGFPLFFLMISFLVWLRRNFVARNFEGVMVQRSYRSALRKLKALRRYRGDKNANEFYAGIEQVLTDYLSKKLGLALQGYRWDEIKIQLEKRKADESLLKLMEEMFEKSNLGRFTPMEKSGLAQEEILKELKNILAQLEKKI